In a genomic window of Pontibacter liquoris:
- a CDS encoding anthranilate synthase component I family protein, with translation MHAVEITADTLPVSLAEFRLRALTWASQYTLVAYYNSNQIAYPHHGFEHLLAVSNNRPLELDRENSFEALRRHLQQHPSLLCGYLGYDLKNQLEKFSSSNPDALGFPPVFFFQPEVYLYFNPASITLYTTDDNTPDIIDVILACSPAAPAAPQGIQVRQRVAPNKYKAHVEQIKNLILEGDVYELNYCMEFYAEQVSLAPLPLYLALNEASPTPFSGFLKQHDKYLLCASPERFLKKEGARLISQPIKGTIRRGATEAEDTALQQQLRHDEKELAENMMIVDLVRNDLSRSCVIGTVQVTEMFGIYPFRQVSQMISTIEGTLRPDKDLVDALTGAFPMGSMTGAPKISAMQHIEALEDTRRGLYSGAFGYITPAQDCDFNVVIRSLQYNATTGYLSFMVGSAITSDSDPEREYAECLLKAQAMLQVLGC, from the coding sequence ATGCATGCTGTAGAAATCACTGCGGATACCTTACCTGTTTCGCTTGCCGAGTTCCGCCTGCGGGCACTTACCTGGGCCAGCCAGTATACGCTGGTTGCCTATTATAATTCGAATCAGATCGCTTACCCCCATCACGGCTTTGAACACCTTCTGGCCGTATCAAACAACCGCCCACTGGAGCTGGATAGGGAAAATAGCTTTGAGGCATTGCGCCGGCACCTGCAGCAGCACCCCAGCCTGCTCTGCGGTTACCTGGGTTATGATCTGAAAAACCAGCTGGAGAAATTCTCCAGCAGCAACCCGGATGCGCTTGGCTTCCCTCCTGTCTTTTTCTTTCAACCGGAGGTATACTTATACTTTAACCCAGCAAGCATAACTCTTTATACTACTGATGATAATACGCCGGATATTATCGATGTCATACTTGCCTGCAGCCCTGCCGCCCCTGCTGCGCCGCAGGGAATCCAAGTAAGACAGCGCGTAGCACCAAACAAGTATAAAGCCCATGTGGAGCAAATAAAAAACCTGATCCTGGAAGGCGACGTGTATGAGCTTAACTACTGCATGGAATTTTATGCCGAGCAGGTATCGCTCGCACCTCTTCCCTTGTACCTGGCGCTGAACGAGGCCTCGCCTACCCCCTTTTCGGGCTTCCTGAAGCAGCATGACAAGTACCTGCTTTGCGCCTCTCCGGAGCGCTTCCTGAAAAAAGAAGGTGCCCGGTTGATTTCCCAGCCCATCAAAGGCACGATCCGGCGGGGCGCTACGGAGGCTGAGGATACCGCTCTGCAGCAGCAGTTGCGCCACGATGAAAAGGAGCTTGCCGAAAATATGATGATCGTAGATTTGGTGCGCAATGACCTGAGCCGCTCCTGCGTCATCGGAACCGTGCAGGTAACGGAGATGTTCGGCATTTACCCCTTCCGGCAGGTTTCGCAGATGATCTCCACCATTGAAGGCACCCTTCGCCCCGACAAAGATCTGGTGGATGCGCTAACCGGCGCTTTCCCGATGGGAAGTATGACCGGTGCGCCGAAGATCAGCGCCATGCAGCACATTGAAGCACTGGAAGACACCCGCCGCGGCTTATACTCAGGCGCATTTGGCTACATCACGCCGGCGCAGGATTGCGATTTTAACGTGGTGATCCGCAGCCTGCAGTATAATGCCACAACCGGCTACCTTTCATTTATGGTGGGCAGCGCCATCACCTCCGATTCCGATCCGGAACGCGAATATGCCGAGTGCCTGCTGAAAGCCCAGGCTATGCTGCAGGTATTGGGGTGTTGA
- the miaB gene encoding tRNA (N6-isopentenyl adenosine(37)-C2)-methylthiotransferase MiaB gives MEPIVDLDFIDNRTPEQAAACDTHVTTESNTGKSRKLYIESYGCAMNFSDSEIVSSIMFEQGFDTTADIAQADVVFLNTCSIREKAEQTVRNRLGQINYFKKKKPDMLVGVLGCMAERLKKSLLDEEKIVDLVVGPDAYRDLPNLINEVDGGQKAVNVLLSREETYADISPIRLNSNGVSAFISIMRGCDNMCSFCVVPFTRGRERSRDAHSIVREAETLVAQGYKEVTLLGQNVDSYKWTSEDGTESVNFANLLERVALLSPDLRVRFSTSHPKDITDEVLYTMKQYDNICKYIHLPAQSGNSRVLELMNRTYDRAWYLNRVDAIRAILGEDCGISSDMIAGFCSETEEEHQDTLSLMDYVQYDYSYMFFYSERPGTLAARKLEDDVPLEVKKRRLDEIINKQRETSLARNKRDIGKVHKVLVEGFSKKSKEQLSGRNDQNKVVIFDKKHYQKGDYVNVFVHDCSVGSLFGEAVD, from the coding sequence ATGGAGCCTATCGTTGATTTAGATTTTATAGATAACCGCACCCCGGAGCAGGCAGCGGCTTGTGACACCCACGTTACCACAGAATCCAATACCGGCAAAAGCCGCAAGCTGTACATAGAAAGCTACGGCTGCGCCATGAACTTCTCTGATTCAGAGATCGTTTCGTCGATCATGTTCGAGCAGGGCTTTGATACGACCGCTGATATTGCGCAGGCCGATGTTGTGTTTCTCAATACATGCTCTATTCGAGAAAAAGCAGAACAGACGGTGCGGAACCGCCTGGGCCAGATCAACTATTTCAAAAAGAAGAAACCTGATATGCTCGTCGGCGTGCTGGGCTGCATGGCCGAGCGCCTTAAAAAATCCCTGCTCGACGAAGAAAAGATCGTGGACCTGGTAGTTGGCCCGGATGCATACCGCGACCTGCCCAACCTGATCAACGAAGTGGATGGCGGCCAGAAGGCCGTGAACGTGCTGCTCTCCCGCGAAGAAACCTATGCCGACATCAGCCCGATCCGCCTGAACAGCAATGGCGTGAGCGCCTTTATCTCCATCATGCGCGGCTGCGACAACATGTGCTCGTTCTGCGTGGTGCCCTTTACGCGCGGCCGGGAGCGCTCACGCGATGCCCATTCGATTGTGCGTGAAGCGGAGACGTTGGTGGCGCAAGGCTATAAAGAAGTGACGCTGCTGGGCCAGAACGTGGACTCGTATAAGTGGACCTCAGAAGATGGTACTGAAAGCGTTAATTTTGCGAACCTGCTGGAGAGAGTTGCGCTGCTGTCGCCGGACCTGCGCGTACGCTTCTCTACTTCCCACCCCAAAGATATTACCGACGAGGTGCTGTATACCATGAAGCAGTATGACAACATCTGCAAGTATATTCACCTGCCGGCCCAAAGCGGCAACTCGCGCGTGCTGGAACTGATGAACCGCACCTATGACCGCGCCTGGTACCTGAACCGGGTAGATGCCATCCGAGCCATACTTGGCGAGGACTGCGGCATTTCCAGCGATATGATTGCCGGCTTCTGCTCCGAGACCGAGGAAGAGCACCAGGATACGCTCTCGCTCATGGACTATGTGCAGTACGATTACTCTTACATGTTCTTTTATTCGGAAAGACCGGGCACGCTGGCCGCACGCAAACTAGAGGATGACGTGCCGCTGGAAGTAAAAAAACGCCGCCTCGACGAGATCATCAACAAGCAGCGCGAAACCTCGCTGGCCCGCAACAAGCGCGATATCGGCAAAGTGCACAAAGTGCTGGTGGAGGGATTTTCCAAAAAGTCGAAAGAGCAGCTGAGCGGCCGCAACGATCAGAACAAAGTCGTTATTTTCGATAAGAAGCATTACCAAAAAGGCGACTACGTCAACGTGTTCGTGCACGACTGTAGTGTAGGCTCCCTTTTTGGCGAAGCGGTAGATTAG
- a CDS encoding sigma-54 interaction domain-containing protein, with the protein MRNIDIQSIKQRFGIIGNSPQLNYAIQVAVQVAPTDMTVLISGESGSGKESFSKIIHQLSPRKHGQFIAINCGAIPEGTIDSELFGHEKGSFTGAQEARKGYFEVTDGGTIFLDEIGEMPLGTQARLLRVLENGEFIKVGSSKVQKTDVRVVAASNVNLLNAVEKGQFREDLYYRLNTVPISVPPLRERGDDIYLLFRKFASDFSDKYKVKPIELTHEAVQELLGFRFPGNIRQLKNIVEQISVLEYDREVDADKLRHYLPREQSGLPAILKKENPSDQHISERDLLYKVLFDMRRDVSDLKKLVYEMMAHQPNDEELLKEHGHLFDNLEQYNSRSFQPAEPKHTEPYYLPVKQSQPHGYEDQKVEDIPHETEEESLSLEDKEKELIMKALKKHHNKRKYAAQDLGISERTLYRKLKQYDIEE; encoded by the coding sequence ATGCGCAACATAGATATTCAAAGTATAAAACAGCGTTTCGGGATCATTGGTAACTCGCCCCAGCTCAACTATGCCATTCAGGTGGCTGTGCAGGTGGCGCCAACCGATATGACCGTGCTCATTAGCGGGGAAAGCGGTAGCGGAAAGGAATCCTTTTCCAAGATCATTCACCAGCTTAGCCCCCGTAAGCACGGCCAGTTCATTGCTATTAACTGCGGCGCTATTCCGGAAGGAACGATCGATTCAGAGCTGTTTGGTCATGAAAAAGGCTCTTTTACCGGTGCACAGGAAGCTCGCAAAGGCTATTTTGAAGTAACTGACGGCGGCACAATCTTTTTAGATGAGATTGGTGAGATGCCGCTGGGCACGCAGGCACGCCTGCTGCGCGTGCTCGAAAATGGCGAATTCATCAAAGTAGGCTCCTCCAAAGTACAGAAAACGGATGTGCGGGTAGTAGCCGCCAGCAATGTCAACCTGCTGAATGCCGTAGAAAAAGGGCAGTTCCGCGAAGACTTGTACTACCGGTTAAATACGGTTCCGATCTCGGTGCCTCCGCTCCGCGAGCGGGGCGACGATATTTACCTATTGTTCCGCAAGTTTGCCAGCGATTTTTCTGACAAGTATAAGGTAAAACCCATAGAGCTGACACACGAAGCCGTACAGGAGCTGCTTGGCTTCCGCTTTCCAGGCAACATACGCCAGCTTAAGAATATTGTAGAGCAGATCTCGGTGCTCGAGTATGACCGCGAAGTGGATGCCGACAAGCTGCGGCACTACCTGCCCCGCGAACAAAGCGGACTGCCAGCCATACTTAAGAAAGAGAACCCTTCGGATCAGCACATTTCGGAACGCGACCTGCTCTATAAAGTGTTGTTCGATATGCGGCGCGATGTGTCGGATCTTAAAAAGCTGGTGTATGAGATGATGGCCCATCAGCCAAACGATGAGGAACTGCTCAAAGAACACGGGCATTTGTTCGATAACCTGGAGCAGTACAACAGCCGGAGCTTTCAGCCTGCAGAGCCCAAGCACACCGAGCCATACTACCTGCCGGTAAAGCAGAGCCAGCCGCACGGGTACGAGGACCAGAAAGTAGAAGACATTCCACACGAAACCGAAGAGGAAAGTCTCTCGCTGGAAGACAAAGAAAAAGAGCTGATCATGAAAGCATTGAAAAAGCACCATAACAAGCGGAAGTATGCCGCGCAGGACCTGGGCATTTCGGAAAGAACCCTTTACCGCAAATTAAAGCAGTATGATATTGAAGAATAA
- a CDS encoding LptE family protein, giving the protein MILKNNNRLILCMCSLVLLLCGGCGVYSFSGTSISPDVKSISIQTIENSSGQGPSNLTQIVTDNFKNYYRRNSNLTVLQSNGDLQLEGQIVSFTITPAAIQREGLEDRAALNRLTLGIQVHYTNTKNPDESFDRLFSISEDFAQDVDITRIPTSAIESLSDRLIADVFNKTVANW; this is encoded by the coding sequence ATGATATTGAAGAATAACAACCGTCTGATCCTTTGTATGTGCTCCCTGGTGCTGCTTTTGTGCGGCGGCTGTGGCGTATACTCCTTTTCCGGTACCAGCATCAGCCCCGATGTGAAATCTATTTCCATCCAGACCATCGAGAACAGCAGCGGCCAGGGGCCGTCTAACCTGACGCAGATCGTAACCGATAACTTTAAAAATTATTATCGCCGGAATTCGAATTTGACGGTTTTGCAGTCTAACGGCGATTTGCAATTGGAAGGCCAGATTGTTAGCTTTACCATTACACCAGCAGCCATCCAGCGGGAGGGCCTTGAAGATCGTGCGGCCCTGAACCGACTGACCCTTGGCATCCAGGTGCATTACACAAATACCAAGAACCCGGATGAAAGCTTTGACCGGCTTTTTTCCATTTCCGAAGACTTTGCCCAGGACGTGGATATTACGCGTATCCCCACCTCAGCTATCGAAAGCCTGTCAGATCGCCTGATAGCCGATGTGTTTAATAAAACTGTTGCCAACTGGTAG
- the secG gene encoding preprotein translocase subunit SecG: MYIALISIIIFVCVLLILVVLAQNPKGGGLSGQFGGSTSQLVGVKRTGDLLEKLTWGFAIALIVMSLGSHMVDSSSEDSSIMNRSVNEERARQSQLPSATPALPGAAADSTAVIPDPADIPAVVDTTKQK; encoded by the coding sequence ATGTATATCGCCCTTATCAGCATTATTATCTTTGTTTGCGTGCTGCTTATTTTAGTGGTACTTGCCCAAAATCCTAAGGGAGGCGGCCTGTCTGGCCAGTTTGGAGGCAGCACCAGCCAGCTTGTAGGTGTTAAGCGCACCGGCGATTTACTGGAAAAACTTACCTGGGGATTTGCTATCGCCTTGATCGTAATGTCGTTGGGCTCACACATGGTTGATTCCTCTTCTGAAGATTCTTCGATCATGAACAGAAGCGTGAACGAAGAGCGCGCGCGCCAGTCGCAGTTACCATCTGCTACACCAGCTTTGCCAGGAGCTGCTGCCGATTCTACGGCTGTTATCCCCGACCCGGCTGACATTCCGGCCGTAGTAGATACCACAAAGCAAAAATAG
- the groES gene encoding co-chaperone GroES has protein sequence MSISIKPLADRVIVAPAAAEEKTKSGIIIPDTAKEKPQRGEVVAVGEGKVSEQGALMKPQVKVGDQVLYGKYAGSEISVDGSDYLIMRESDILAIL, from the coding sequence ATGTCAATCAGTATTAAACCATTAGCAGACAGAGTAATTGTAGCTCCTGCTGCAGCAGAAGAAAAAACCAAATCAGGTATCATTATTCCTGATACTGCTAAAGAGAAACCTCAACGTGGTGAGGTAGTAGCCGTAGGCGAAGGAAAAGTATCAGAGCAGGGCGCTTTGATGAAGCCTCAGGTGAAAGTAGGTGACCAGGTATTGTACGGCAAATATGCCGGCTCTGAGATCTCCGTAGATGGTAGCGACTACCTGATCATGCGCGAGTCAGACATCCTGGCTATCCTTTAA
- the groL gene encoding chaperonin GroEL (60 kDa chaperone family; promotes refolding of misfolded polypeptides especially under stressful conditions; forms two stacked rings of heptamers to form a barrel-shaped 14mer; ends can be capped by GroES; misfolded proteins enter the barrel where they are refolded when GroES binds) — MAKNITFDTDARTKIKSGVDKLANAVKVTLGPKGRNVIIDKKFGAPMITKDGVSVAKEIDLKDPIENMGAQLVKEVASKTADQAGDGTTTATVLAQAIYTAGIKNVAAGANPMDLKRGIDKAVSAVVENLKSQSKKIENSSEISQVGTISANNDPEIGKMIADAMDKVGKDGVITVEEAKGTETEVKTVEGMQFDRGYLSPYFVTNAEKMEADFDNPFILIYDKKVSTMKELLPVLEQVVQTGKGLVIVAEDVDGEALATLVVNKLRGSLKIAAVKAPGFGDRRKAMLEDIAILTGGTVISEERGYKLENATLDYLGQAEKVIIDKDNTTLVNGAGQKDDIVARINQIKSQMESTTSDYDREKLQERLAKLSGGVAILYIGASTEVEMKEKKDRVDDALHATRAAVEEGIVAGGGVALIRALDALENVEVANADQQTGVQIIRTALESPLRTIVANAGGEGSVVVQAVREGKADYGYNAREDKYENLFAAGIIDPTKVTRLALENAASIAGLLLTTECVVSEEPEEDKGAPAMPGGMGGMGGMM, encoded by the coding sequence ATGGCTAAAAACATCACATTTGATACAGACGCACGCACCAAGATCAAGTCGGGCGTAGACAAACTGGCAAATGCCGTAAAAGTAACCTTAGGTCCTAAAGGCCGCAACGTTATCATCGATAAGAAATTCGGTGCGCCGATGATCACCAAAGACGGTGTATCGGTAGCGAAAGAGATCGACCTGAAAGATCCTATCGAAAACATGGGTGCTCAGCTGGTGAAAGAAGTAGCTTCTAAAACTGCTGACCAGGCTGGTGACGGAACTACAACAGCAACTGTACTTGCCCAGGCCATCTATACAGCCGGTATCAAGAACGTAGCTGCTGGTGCAAACCCGATGGACCTGAAGCGTGGCATCGACAAAGCCGTTTCGGCTGTTGTAGAGAACCTGAAGTCTCAGTCTAAAAAGATCGAGAATTCTTCCGAGATCTCTCAGGTAGGTACTATCTCTGCCAACAACGATCCTGAAATTGGTAAAATGATTGCCGATGCCATGGACAAAGTTGGTAAAGACGGTGTGATCACGGTAGAAGAAGCAAAAGGCACGGAAACAGAAGTGAAAACGGTAGAAGGTATGCAGTTTGACCGCGGTTACCTGTCGCCATACTTCGTGACTAACGCTGAGAAAATGGAAGCCGATTTCGACAATCCTTTCATCCTGATCTACGACAAAAAAGTTTCTACCATGAAAGAACTACTTCCGGTATTGGAGCAGGTTGTTCAGACAGGTAAAGGCCTGGTGATCGTAGCAGAAGATGTGGACGGCGAAGCTTTGGCTACCCTGGTGGTAAACAAACTGCGCGGTTCGCTGAAAATTGCTGCTGTAAAAGCCCCAGGCTTTGGCGACAGAAGAAAAGCTATGCTGGAGGATATCGCTATCCTGACTGGCGGTACTGTGATCTCAGAAGAGCGCGGTTACAAACTGGAGAACGCTACACTAGACTACTTAGGCCAGGCTGAGAAAGTGATCATCGACAAAGACAACACTACCCTGGTAAACGGTGCCGGTCAGAAAGATGATATCGTGGCCCGTATCAACCAGATCAAATCGCAAATGGAGTCTACTACCTCTGACTATGACAGAGAGAAACTGCAGGAGCGTCTGGCAAAATTATCCGGCGGTGTTGCCATCCTTTACATCGGTGCTTCTACAGAAGTTGAGATGAAAGAGAAGAAAGACCGTGTGGATGATGCCTTGCATGCAACTCGTGCTGCCGTAGAAGAAGGTATTGTAGCAGGTGGTGGCGTGGCCTTGATCCGTGCGCTGGATGCGTTAGAAAACGTAGAAGTAGCAAATGCTGACCAGCAGACGGGTGTTCAAATCATTAGAACTGCACTGGAGTCGCCGCTGCGAACAATTGTGGCTAACGCCGGTGGCGAAGGCTCTGTAGTGGTACAGGCGGTGCGCGAAGGCAAAGCCGATTACGGTTACAATGCCCGCGAAGACAAGTATGAGAACCTGTTTGCAGCCGGTATCATTGACCCAACTAAGGTAACACGTCTTGCGCTGGAAAACGCAGCCTCTATTGCAGGCTTACTGTTGACTACTGAGTGTGTTGTTTCTGAAGAGCCTGAAGAAGACAAAGGCGCTCCGGCAATGCCAGGTGGCATGGGCGGAATGGGCGGTATGATGTAA
- a CDS encoding peptide MFS transporter has product MSGNQNSLTEEVNDSYIQDDAVAKGKQKHPKGLYLLFFTELWERFSYYGMRGLLTLYLSKTVIEGGLGFSEANATLIYGWFTGLVYLTPIAGGWLADKYLGHRRAILIGGVTMALGQFSLFSTPYIGVEMTYLGLALLILGNGFFKPNISSIVGNLYAQGDPRRDSAFTIFYMGINVGAFFAPLICGYLAEDLFATKAIVNGVERVTHYGFQFGFLAAGIGMVIGQIVFNTLGQKYLGDIGLKPVKVENDALTGKPTKTKLTKEEVDRVSVIFIITVFVIFFWAGFEQAGSSLTLYTDKYIDREVFGFLIPTSWFQSVNPLFIVAFAPLTANLWIYLSKRGKDLSIPTKMGVGMILLGIGFFFMVGAVMQRGGVEDEAVKASIMWLIATYFFHTIGELCLSPIGLSMVTRLAPVTLVSMLMGVWFLAPFVAQIAGGYIASYVEELGAFTIFSTIGVFVIVAGLILVALTRKLMYMMHGRG; this is encoded by the coding sequence ATGTCTGGAAATCAAAATTCCCTTACCGAAGAGGTAAATGACAGCTACATCCAAGATGATGCAGTGGCAAAGGGAAAGCAAAAGCATCCGAAAGGGCTGTACCTTTTGTTTTTCACGGAGCTTTGGGAGCGCTTCAGTTACTACGGTATGCGTGGTCTGTTAACGCTTTACCTCTCTAAAACAGTCATCGAAGGCGGGTTGGGTTTTAGCGAAGCTAACGCCACCCTGATCTACGGCTGGTTCACCGGCCTGGTATATCTTACGCCTATCGCCGGCGGATGGTTAGCCGATAAGTACTTAGGCCATCGGCGCGCGATCCTCATCGGGGGTGTTACCATGGCCCTGGGCCAGTTCAGCTTATTTTCGACGCCTTACATAGGCGTGGAGATGACGTATCTGGGGCTTGCTTTGCTGATTCTGGGGAACGGTTTCTTTAAACCTAACATTTCATCTATTGTGGGTAACCTGTATGCACAGGGCGACCCGCGCCGCGATTCGGCATTCACCATCTTCTATATGGGTATTAACGTGGGCGCGTTCTTTGCTCCGCTTATCTGTGGTTATCTTGCCGAAGACCTGTTTGCCACCAAAGCCATTGTGAATGGCGTAGAGCGCGTAACGCATTACGGATTCCAGTTTGGTTTCCTGGCAGCCGGTATAGGCATGGTTATCGGCCAGATCGTATTTAACACACTTGGCCAGAAATACCTGGGGGATATTGGTCTGAAGCCTGTAAAAGTGGAGAATGATGCTCTGACAGGGAAACCCACCAAAACCAAGCTTACCAAAGAAGAAGTGGACCGTGTATCGGTTATCTTTATCATTACCGTGTTTGTGATTTTCTTCTGGGCCGGTTTTGAGCAGGCGGGCAGCTCCCTGACGCTTTATACCGACAAGTATATTGACCGTGAAGTGTTTGGCTTCCTGATCCCGACTTCCTGGTTCCAGTCTGTTAACCCGCTGTTTATTGTAGCGTTTGCTCCGCTTACAGCCAACCTTTGGATCTACTTATCCAAGCGCGGCAAAGACCTAAGCATTCCAACCAAAATGGGCGTTGGTATGATTCTGCTCGGAATTGGTTTCTTCTTTATGGTGGGCGCTGTGATGCAGCGTGGCGGCGTAGAGGATGAAGCGGTGAAAGCAAGCATCATGTGGTTGATCGCCACATACTTCTTTCATACAATCGGTGAGCTTTGCCTGTCCCCAATCGGACTGTCGATGGTAACACGCCTGGCGCCGGTTACGCTGGTATCGATGCTGATGGGTGTGTGGTTCCTGGCGCCGTTTGTGGCCCAGATCGCCGGTGGTTACATCGCTTCTTATGTAGAAGAGCTTGGTGCATTCACCATTTTCTCTACTATCGGCGTATTTGTGATTGTAGCTGGTTTGATACTGGTGGCCCTTACCCGCAAGCTGATGTATATGATGCACGGCCGCGGATAA
- the pckA gene encoding phosphoenolpyruvate carboxykinase (ATP) yields MKETGVKSNAVGLETLGILEAKEVLWNLPPAALVEEAIKNAEGYLTDTGALMCDTGKFTGRSPKDRFIVKDERTADTVWWGDINIGFDPEKFDLLQKKMVDFLKDRKLYVRDAYAGAHPDYRLNLRIVNTQAWQNLFCHNMFLRLTPEELASHVPDFTIICVPEFLADPEVDGTRQSNFAIINFTLNTILIGGTGYAGEIKKGIFSVLNYMLPQEKNTLSMHCSANVGQDGDTAIFFGLSGTGKTTLSADPNRGLIGDDEHGWTDDSVFNFEGGCYAKVIDLTQEKEPQIWDAITFPAIVENTRFVPGTRTVDYTNKSVTENTRTAYPIDHIANAVEPSRAGIPQNIFFLTADAFGVLPPVSKLNTSQAMYHFISGYTAKVAGTEVGITEPQTTFSACFGAAFLPLHPTRYAEMLGRKMQESNVNVWLINTGWTGGPYGIGHRMKLSYTRAMITAALQGDLEQVAYTMHPIFQVAIPDSCPNVPADILNPRNTWADKDAYDAKALELAASFIKNFSKYADYASEEILAGAPHAAAIA; encoded by the coding sequence ATGAAAGAAACTGGCGTAAAATCAAATGCAGTTGGTCTGGAAACCCTAGGCATTCTGGAAGCAAAAGAAGTACTCTGGAACCTGCCTCCTGCAGCTTTGGTGGAAGAAGCCATTAAAAATGCAGAAGGCTATTTAACGGATACCGGCGCGCTGATGTGCGATACGGGTAAGTTTACCGGCCGTTCTCCCAAAGACCGTTTCATTGTCAAAGACGAGCGAACGGCGGATACTGTCTGGTGGGGCGACATCAACATTGGGTTTGACCCGGAAAAGTTCGACCTGCTGCAAAAGAAAATGGTGGATTTCCTGAAAGACCGCAAACTATATGTGCGCGATGCCTATGCCGGCGCCCACCCGGATTACCGCTTAAACCTGCGCATTGTGAACACGCAAGCCTGGCAAAACCTTTTCTGCCATAACATGTTCCTGCGCCTTACGCCGGAGGAGCTTGCCAGCCATGTGCCCGATTTCACCATCATCTGCGTGCCAGAGTTTTTAGCGGATCCGGAAGTAGATGGAACGCGGCAGTCCAATTTTGCCATCATTAACTTTACCTTGAACACCATCCTGATCGGCGGCACCGGGTATGCCGGCGAAATTAAGAAAGGGATCTTTAGCGTACTCAATTACATGCTGCCACAGGAAAAGAATACCCTGTCGATGCACTGCTCGGCCAACGTAGGCCAAGATGGCGATACAGCCATTTTCTTTGGCTTATCCGGTACCGGTAAAACTACTTTATCTGCTGACCCGAACCGCGGCCTGATCGGCGATGATGAACATGGCTGGACAGACGATAGCGTGTTTAACTTTGAAGGCGGTTGTTATGCCAAGGTAATCGACCTGACCCAGGAAAAAGAACCGCAGATCTGGGATGCCATCACGTTTCCGGCCATTGTAGAAAACACCCGCTTTGTGCCTGGCACCCGCACCGTAGATTATACCAACAAGTCTGTTACGGAAAATACCCGCACAGCCTACCCGATCGATCATATTGCCAATGCTGTGGAGCCCTCCCGGGCAGGTATCCCGCAGAACATCTTTTTCCTGACAGCCGATGCCTTTGGGGTTTTGCCTCCTGTTTCGAAGCTGAACACCAGCCAGGCCATGTACCATTTCATTTCGGGCTACACGGCTAAGGTAGCCGGTACCGAAGTAGGCATCACCGAGCCTCAAACCACTTTCTCGGCTTGTTTTGGCGCCGCCTTCCTGCCGCTGCACCCCACCCGCTATGCCGAAATGCTCGGCCGCAAAATGCAGGAAAGCAATGTGAATGTATGGCTGATCAATACCGGCTGGACGGGTGGTCCTTATGGCATCGGCCACCGCATGAAACTCTCCTATACCCGCGCCATGATCACGGCCGCCCTGCAAGGTGACCTGGAGCAGGTGGCGTATACCATGCATCCGATCTTCCAGGTTGCCATTCCGGACAGCTGCCCAAACGTGCCAGCCGATATCCTGAACCCGCGCAATACATGGGCCGACAAAGACGCTTATGATGCAAAGGCATTGGAACTTGCAGCTTCCTTTATCAAGAACTTCTCTAAGTATGCCGATTATGCCAGTGAGGAGATCCTGGCAGGCGCGCCGCACGCTGCCGCAATCGCATAA